The Psychrosphaera ytuae genome includes a region encoding these proteins:
- the trpA gene encoding tryptophan synthase subunit alpha: protein MSRYDDMFASLAEKNQGAFIPFVTIGDPSLERSYEIIEQLIVSGADALELGLPFSDPIADGPTIQKANIRALQQTITTQDCLDLIVKIRSNYPSTPIGLLLYSNLVVAKGIDSFYKACFEAGVDSVLVADVPVRESKPFRLAAKTNNIAPVFIVPPSVNDDTLRQIASYTRGYTYLLSRAGVTGAETKASMPPELMVKQLKEYRAAPAVLGFGISSPEQVKSAIEAGAAGAISGSAVVNIIESHVDDQTALLGALGKFVSDMKAATQF, encoded by the coding sequence ATGAGCCGCTACGATGACATGTTTGCATCACTTGCCGAAAAGAATCAGGGTGCGTTTATACCCTTTGTCACCATTGGTGATCCTAGTTTAGAGCGCAGTTATGAAATTATTGAACAGCTTATAGTATCTGGCGCAGACGCCTTAGAGCTTGGTTTGCCTTTTTCTGACCCGATTGCAGATGGACCAACCATCCAAAAAGCCAATATCAGGGCGCTACAACAAACAATTACCACACAAGATTGTTTAGATTTAATCGTAAAAATTAGGTCAAATTATCCGTCCACGCCAATCGGTCTCCTGTTATACAGTAATTTAGTTGTCGCCAAAGGCATCGATAGCTTTTACAAAGCCTGTTTTGAAGCTGGTGTTGACTCTGTGCTTGTTGCCGATGTTCCTGTACGCGAAAGTAAACCGTTTAGGCTGGCCGCTAAAACCAATAATATAGCACCAGTGTTTATTGTCCCACCGTCGGTAAATGATGACACCTTACGTCAAATTGCTTCGTACACTCGGGGCTATACCTATTTATTAAGTCGTGCAGGTGTAACAGGCGCAGAAACAAAAGCCAGTATGCCACCGGAATTAATGGTCAAGCAGCTTAAAGAATATCGTGCAGCTCCTGCTGTATTGGGTTTTGGTATTTCTTCTCCAGAACAAGTGAAATCTGCAATCGAGGCAGGTGCCGCTGGTGCCATATCGGGCTCGGCAGTCGTAAATATCATTGAGTCACATGTTGATGATCAGACAGCACTGCTTGGCGCCCTAGGTAAGTTTGTTAGTGACATGAAAGCCGCTACACAATTCTAA
- the queE gene encoding 7-carboxy-7-deazaguanine synthase QueE translates to MTNYKINEFFETIQGEGQYTGTASIFIRLQGCPVGCSWCDTKHTWEVENDLQIPIQQVFAKTVETPQWASLSANEIVEHIKLQGYRSKHVVITGGEPAMYNLIEMCDALHAHGFSTQIETSGTFEIKVPAKTWVTVSPKINMAGGYKVLASSMARANEIKHPIARQSHVEELEELLNTAPVSEGTLIYLQPISQKIPATKLAIETCMEKNWRLSIQVHKYIGIA, encoded by the coding sequence ATGACAAATTACAAAATAAATGAATTTTTTGAAACGATTCAAGGTGAGGGCCAATACACGGGAACCGCTTCAATTTTTATTCGTTTGCAAGGATGTCCGGTTGGCTGCTCTTGGTGTGATACCAAACATACATGGGAAGTAGAAAACGACCTACAGATACCAATCCAACAGGTGTTTGCTAAAACCGTAGAAACACCCCAGTGGGCGAGTTTAAGTGCTAATGAAATTGTCGAGCATATAAAACTACAAGGTTATCGCTCTAAACACGTTGTAATTACTGGCGGTGAGCCGGCAATGTACAATTTAATTGAGATGTGTGATGCGTTACACGCACATGGTTTTAGCACGCAAATCGAAACCAGTGGCACATTTGAAATTAAAGTTCCAGCAAAAACATGGGTTACAGTATCGCCAAAAATAAATATGGCAGGTGGGTACAAGGTACTGGCTAGTTCAATGGCAAGGGCAAATGAAATCAAACATCCGATTGCTCGTCAGTCACATGTCGAAGAACTAGAGGAACTGTTAAATACTGCTCCTGTGTCTGAAGGTACGTTGATTTATTTACAGCCAATCAGCCAAAAAATACCAGCAACCAAGTTAGCTATAGAAACCTGTATGGAAAAGAACTGGCGTTTGAGTATTCAGGTACACAAATACATTGGTATTGCTTGA
- the trpB gene encoding tryptophan synthase subunit beta, with protein MNSNKKTLPAYFGKFGGMFVPELFVPALEQLEQAYIDATGDQGFLDEFNSLLKDYAGRPTPLTLCKNLTEGTNTKIYLKREDLLHGGAHKTNQVLGQALLTKRMGKSRVIAETGAGQHGVATALACALLGLEARIYMGAKDIDRQQPNVFRMKLMGAEVIPVNSGSGTLKDAVNEAMRDWASTYEDSHYLLGTAAGPHPFPTIVRDFQKMIGEEAKKQILQAEGRLPDQVIACVGGGSNAIGMFNDFINEDGVGLIGVEPGGKGLKTGEHGAALAVIKEGIDSTGILHGAFTHIMQDKDGQIEESYSISAGLDYPAVGPQHAHLMSTGRADYVAVNDDDALEAFQLLAKKEGIIPAVESSHALAYAIKLAKDNPDKEQILLVNLSGRGDKDLAHVHAVLTEKGEQ; from the coding sequence ATGAATTCAAACAAAAAAACATTACCAGCTTACTTTGGTAAGTTTGGTGGAATGTTCGTACCAGAACTATTCGTTCCTGCTTTGGAGCAATTAGAGCAAGCCTACATCGACGCTACAGGCGACCAAGGTTTTTTGGACGAGTTCAACAGTTTATTAAAAGATTATGCGGGTCGCCCTACGCCCCTTACCTTATGTAAAAACCTCACAGAGGGTACGAATACAAAAATATATCTAAAGCGTGAAGATCTTTTACACGGAGGTGCCCACAAAACCAACCAAGTACTTGGCCAAGCATTATTAACCAAGCGTATGGGTAAATCGCGAGTCATTGCCGAAACCGGAGCAGGACAGCACGGTGTAGCGACAGCATTAGCTTGCGCCCTATTGGGATTAGAAGCCCGAATTTATATGGGCGCAAAGGATATTGACCGACAACAGCCAAATGTCTTTAGAATGAAGCTCATGGGCGCAGAAGTCATTCCTGTAAATTCAGGTTCTGGCACTCTAAAAGACGCAGTTAATGAAGCAATGCGTGATTGGGCATCGACGTATGAAGACAGTCACTACCTCCTTGGTACAGCGGCAGGACCTCACCCTTTCCCGACTATTGTACGTGATTTCCAAAAAATGATTGGTGAAGAAGCGAAAAAGCAAATTTTACAAGCAGAAGGTCGTTTACCGGACCAAGTCATCGCTTGTGTTGGTGGTGGTTCTAATGCTATCGGTATGTTCAATGACTTTATAAATGAAGACGGTGTTGGCTTAATTGGTGTTGAGCCTGGCGGCAAAGGACTTAAAACTGGAGAGCATGGCGCAGCCTTAGCTGTAATTAAAGAAGGTATAGATTCAACCGGTATTTTACACGGTGCGTTTACCCACATTATGCAAGACAAAGATGGCCAAATTGAAGAATCGTATTCAATTTCTGCCGGGCTTGATTATCCAGCCGTTGGACCTCAGCATGCGCATTTGATGTCTACAGGACGTGCTGACTATGTCGCAGTCAATGACGATGATGCATTAGAAGCATTTCAATTATTAGCTAAAAAAGAAGGTATTATACCTGCGGTTGAATCCAGTCATGCCCTAGCTTATGCAATCAAACTGGCTAAAGACAACCCAGATAAAGAACAAATTTTGTTGGTTAATCTATCTGGTCGTGGCGATAAAGACTTAGCTCACGTTCACGCAGTACTGACCGAAAAAGGAGAACAATAA